From the Diospyros lotus cultivar Yz01 chromosome 13, ASM1463336v1, whole genome shotgun sequence genome, one window contains:
- the LOC127789352 gene encoding uncharacterized protein C24B11.05, producing the protein MEYENLYRQAQRPKYDCLLFDLDDTLYPLSSGLAAGCLKNIQDYMVEKLDIEQEKIPALGNLLYKNYGTTMAGLRAIGYDFDYDKYHSFVHGRLPYENLKPDPVLRTLLLSLPIRKVIFTNADGAHAAKVLSRLGLKDCFEGIICFETLNPIHKTTVSDDEDDVKFVGPTSATKSSNQIFDIIDHFSQPNPGSALPKTPIFCKPSEDAIEQALRIAKINPQRTLFFDDSVRNIQSGKRVGLHTVLVGTSHRPKGADYALESIHNIREALPELWDADKMPEVSYPGKVAVETSVTA; encoded by the exons ATGGAGTACGAGAACCTTTACAGGCAGGCTCAGAGGCCTAAATATGACTGCCTTCTATTTG ATTTAGATGATACTCTCTATCCCCTTAGTTCTGGTTTGGCAGCTGGATGCCTCAAGAACATTCAAG ATTACATGGTTGAGAAGCTTGACATCGAGCAGGAGAAAATCCCAGCTTTGGGCAATCTACTGTACAAGAATTATGGGACAACAATGGCAGGCCTTAGG GCAATAGGGTATGATTTTGACTACGATAAATACCACAG TTTTGTTCATGGGAGACTACCTTATGAGAATCTAAAACCCGACCCTGTTCTAAGAACTCTTCTGCTTAGCTTGCCTATTCGTAAAGTT ATCTTCACAAATGCAGACGGGGCGCATGCTGCTAAAGTTCTGAGTAGACTTGGGCTGAAAGACTGTTTTGAAGGGATTATCTGCTTTGAAACTCTGAATCCCATTCACAAGACCACCGTATCTGATGATGAAGATGACGTTAAGTTTGTGGGCCCAACATCAGCTACCAAAAGTAGCAACCAAATCTTTGACATTATTGACCACTTTTCTCAGCCTAATCCAGGATCAGCATTGCCAAAAACACCAATTTTCTGCAAACCATCAGAGGATGCCATTGAACAAGCTCTCAGGATTGCCAAAATCAATCCCCAGAGAACG CTATTCTTCGATGATAGTGTGCGAAACATACAATCAGGAAAGCGTGTTGGCCTGCATACCGTGCTG GTTGGCACTTCACACAGACCTAAAGGGGCAGATTATGCCTTAGAAAGCATCCACAATATTAGGGAAGCATTGCCAGAGCTCTGGGACGCTGACAAGATGCCTGAAGTCAGTTACCCCGGCAAGGTCGCGGTGGAGACATCCGTGACAGCTTAG